The Daphnia pulex isolate KAP4 chromosome 3, ASM2113471v1 genome includes a region encoding these proteins:
- the LOC124189795 gene encoding uncharacterized protein LOC124189795 has translation MGSVVMSAIKCLSRDFLVAAGMSCGNVRLPWPVYSFLNACGLFRRTHARTRRGGRGGGATRLIVRQRSLLGLVNARSLLNKCELISNHLIDARLDLLAVTETWLNSDIGDSTIKAACPDGYTAVQLPRLNRKGGGLALIHKSSIEAKRLPVTIHEAYECMDLLLCFRSQRVRLLIIYRPPSSLPSRFFDEFSLTMEAVCSTRDKLVVVGDFNFHVDLVENSVAQSFLGLMEAFGLTQCVASPTHIKGHTLDLVFTRDVDNFVSHTCVSSLISDHYAVQCCLAVRTPRWPIGRTLFRSFKSIDSDLFVADLIGLDLFTDPATTIDGLIDQYNVGVSQVIDKHAPLKEKLMVLRPANPWMSDDVRVLRRELRKRERIWRMRRLYVDFQTYRETQMKYSRRLKAAKKLFYSNKILECGSDARALYRLVNNLMGKSDVPTLPKQKLTDRSVAEEFSVYFSTKIADIRSSLDSLAKSRNSDSAVEEESFLSLYGESCCLDRLLPVTAEFVINLILSSPAKSCCLDPLPTPLLKKFHAVITPLLKKPSLDPQDMASYRPVSGLSFLSKLIERVVLFRLSSHVAEFNLLSPSQSAYRMNYSTETSLLSIQNDLLVAADAGLGSALLLLDLSAAFDTVDHRILIERMATAFGVSGSALNWFRSYLFGRTQSVKALGVTSFPVPLPFGVPQGSVLGPCLFNIYTSPVPAIAAVHGVKLKQFSDDTQGYVHFHLDSHHQTMALGSLSACSADIEDWFTANRVKLNFGKSLLLYTIPPRKASAIVLSPLVVGDSVLPPSNQARNLGVTFDSELTMVPHVNGICKCAFFHLTLIGRIRKYLDTKSAKSLVHALVLSRLDYANSLLFGLPKTLMVKLQRVQNAAARLVVGAGRYDRVSDHIKNLHWLPVEQRVVFKTAVLTFRCLNDSAPVYLSDLVKLYKPTRDLRSDNSRTIVSPPFRLAKYGGRSFTCAAPSIWNALPLSVRSETNQRLFKSRLKTHLFSLAFPR, from the exons ATGGGCAGTGTGGTGATGTCCGCCATTAAGTGTCTCTCACGCGATTTTCTGGTTGCCGCCGGCATGTCCTGCGGTAATGTTCGTCTTCCCTGGCCTGTCTACAGTTTCCTGAACGCTTGCGGTCTATTTCGGCGCACGCATGCGCGCACGAGACGTGGTGGCCGTGGCGGTGGCGCTACTAGACTGATAGTGCGACAACGCTCTCTGCTAGGTCTTGTCAATGCGCGCTCTCTTCTGAACAAGTGTGAACTGATTTCTAATCACTTAATTGATGCCCGTCTTGATCTGCTGGCAGTGACTGAAACCTGGCTTAACAGCGACATTGGTGACTCTACTATAAAAGCGGCATGTCCGGATGGCTACACCGCTGTTCAGCTCCCTCGTCTGAATCGAAAGGGTGGTGGTCTGGCTCTGATCCATAAATCCTCTATTGAGGCTAAACGACTTCCTGTGACCATTCATGAGGCCTATGAGTGCATGGatttgttgctttgttttcgGTCGCAACGTGTTAGACTATTGATCATCTATAGACCGCCTTCCTCTCTACCTTCTCGTTTCtttgatgaattttctttGACTATGGAAGCTGTCTGCTCTACTCGTGATAAGCTAGTCGTCGTTGGGGATTTCAACTTTCATGTTGATCTGGTGGAAAACTCGGTGGCACAGTCATTTCTCGGTCTCATGGAGGCGTTTGGTCTTACGCAGTGTGTTGCTTCTCCCACCCATATCAAGGGTCATACACTTGATTTGGTATTTACTCGGGATGTAGACAATTTTGTCTCACATACATGTGTTAGCTCCCTCATAAGTGATCACTATGCTGTTCAATGTTGTCTGGCCGTGCGCACACCTAGGTGGCCTATCGGCCGTACGCTCTTTCGATCGTTTAAGTCAATTGATAGTGATCTCTTTGTTGCGGACCTGATTGGTCTGGACTTGTTCACTGATCCGGCTACTACTATCGATGGTCTCATTGATCAGTATAACGTGGGTGTTAGTCAAGTGATTGACAAGCACGCCCCattgaaagagaaactgaTGGTCCTTCGCCCCGCTAATCCCTGGATGAGCGATGATGTGCGAGTTCTGAGGAGAGAGCTTCGGAAAAGAGAACGAATATGGAGGATGAGGAGGCTATACGTCGACTTTCAGACCTACCGGGAGACACAGATGAAGTATTCTCGTCGACTTAAGGCAGCGAAGAAGTTATTCTACAGCAACAAAATTTTGGAGTGTGGCAGTGACGCTAGGGCTCTCTATCGTCTTGTCAACAACCTGATGGGTAAATCTGATGTGCCCACATTACCGAAACAAAAGCTTACTGATCGGAGTGTTGCGGAGGAGTTCAGTGTCTATTTCTCCACCAAGATAGCGGATATCCGCTCATCCCTTGACTCTTTGGCCAAATCTAGGAATTCTGACAGTGCCGTTGAAGAGGAGTCCTTCCTTTCGCTCTATGGCgaaagttgttgtttggaTAGGCTATTGCCGGTAACAGCTGAGTTTGTGATAAATCTCATTCTGTCTTCACCTGCAAAGTCCTGCTGCCTAGACCCACTTCCTACTCCTTTGCTAAAGAAGTTT CATGCTGTCATCACGCCTCTTCTTAAGAAACCGTCACTGGATCCCCAAGATATGGCCAGCTACCGCCCGGTGTCTGGCCTTTCATTCCTCTCGAAGCTTATTGAACGTGTAGTTCTTTTTCGCCTCTCATCGCATGTCGCGGAATTCAATCTGCTGTCTCCTAGTCAATCTGCGTATCGGATGAACTACTCGACTGAGACTTCCCTGCTTTCCATCCAGAACGACCTACTCGTCGCTGCGGATGCTGGTTTGGGTAGTGCGCTCCTCCTCTTGGATCTCAGCGCCGCATTCGACACGGTTGACCACCGTATTCTGATTGAGAGGATGGCTACAGCTTTCGGTGTCTCTGGATCTGCCTTAAACTGGTTCCGGTCCTACCTCTTTGGCAGAACCCAATCGGTGAAGGCGCTTGGAGTTACATCATTCCCGGTACCTCTTCCGTTTGGCGTTCCGCAAGGATCTGTTCTGGGTCCATGTCTTTTTAACATCTACACCAGTCCGGTTCCCGCCATTGCTGCTGTCCACGGGGTTAAACTCAAGCAGTTTTCTGACGACACCCAAGGGTACGTCCACTTCCACCTTGATTCTCATCATCAGACTATGGCTCTTGGATCTCTCTCCGCCTGTTCTGCGGATATCGAGGACTGGTTTACCGCCAATCGGGTGAAGCTTAACTTCGGAAAGAGTCTGCTACTTTATACCATTCCACCACGTAAAGCCTCGGCCATTGTACTCTCTCCACTTGTTGTTGGTGACTCTGTTCTTCCCCCTTCTAATCAAGCTCGCAATTTGGGTGTAACTTTTGATAGTGAACTCACAATGGTCCCTCATGTAAATGGCATTTGTAAATGTGCTTTCTTCCATCTCACCCTTATTGGTCGGATAAGGAAGTACCTTGATACAAAATCGGCCAAGTCCTTAGTTCATGCTCTTGTGCTTAGTAGACTTGATTATGcaaattctcttttgtttggcCTCCCGAAAACTCTGATGGTGAAACTGCAGCGCGTTCAGAACGCTGCTGCTAGGCTAGTTGTCGGTGCGGGTAGATATGATCGAGTTTCTGATCATATCAAGAACCTTCATTGGCTGCCGGTCGAGCAGCGGGTTGTTTTCAAGACGGCGGTTTTGACGTTTCGTTGCCTGAATGATTCTGCCCCAGTTTATCTGTCTGATTTGGTCAAATTGTACAAGCCCACACGTGATCTTAGGTCTGATAATTCCCGTACCATTGTATCCCCACCTTTTCGACTTGCGAAGTATGGGGGGAGGTCCTTTACATGTGCTGCCCCGTCCATTTGGAATGCGCTCCCTCTTTCAGTGAGATCTGAGACTAACCAGCGACTATTCAAGTCTCGTCTAAAGACTCACTTATTTTCTCTGGCTTTTCCCCGCTGA
- the LOC124190246 gene encoding uncharacterized protein LOC124190246 — translation MVRHYIRKTERCMYPDGYILKAVKKVVAEKQKVCDVSKATSIPKRSLLRYVKNFLAAGIQDEAEATTSIGGYQKHRKVFSSEQESNLSSYVKRASDIYHGITTTDMRRLAYQYATQEKCIVPLSWSVKKEAGRDWLSGFMRRRQDLSIRKPQATSLSRATSFNKHYVDSFFDNVEVELQVRDAHWLQSALQYLPQRSLFHHILPFHEFILMNISSMVPLLVLLDPSIIWLDMSERSVDFAPSFVTDRPFNS, via the exons ATGGTTAGGCATTACATTAGAAAAACTGAACGTTGTATGTATCCAGATGGTTACATTTTGAAAGCTGTTAAGAAAGTTGTTgctgagaaacaaaaagtatgTGATGTTTCCAAAGCAACCTCCATCCCAAAAAGATCTCTACTGAGATATGTCAAAAATTTCTTGGCTGCTGGAATTCAAGATGAAGCTGAAGCAACTACAAGCATTGGGGGTTACCAAAAACATCGTAAG GTTTTCAGCAGCGAACAAGAAAGCAATCTTAGCAGTTACGTCAAAAGGGCCAGTGACATTTATCATGGAATCACTACCACAGACATGAGAAGATTGGCTTATCAGTACGCTACCcaagaaaaatgtattgtCCCTCTTTCTTGGTCGGTCAAGAAGGAAGCTGGAAGAGACTGGCTCTCTGGTTTCATGAGAAGACGTCAAGACCTTTCAATCAGAAAACCACAAGCAACATCTCTAAGCAGAGCTACCAGCTTCAACAAGCATTACGTTGATTCCTTCTTTGACAATGTTGAGGTTGAACTTCAGGTGAGAGATGCACACTGGTTACAGTCTGCCTTACAGTATCTGCCACAGAGAAGTCTATTCCACCATATTTTGCCTTTCCACG AGTTCATTTTAATGAATATTTCCTCAATGGTGCCCCTCTTAGTTCTGTTGGATCCGTCAATAATTTGGCTGGATATGTCAGAAAGATCGGTCGACTTTGCTCCATCTTTCGTCACGGATCGTCCTTTTAATTCATAA
- the LOC124190286 gene encoding uncharacterized protein LOC124190286, which yields MSSSFHISAVQLDDITRLWSLETLGILPDVENADAAATYQADCITDQGNQYTARLPWKDDHPELPSNYLICQRQTRHTVRSLLKKPQLLQLYSKIIRDQLSAGFIERVPRTQQAPHGCHYIPHFAVQKDSATTPIRIVYDCSCKTRHGASLNDCLLIGPPLQNDMLHILLRFRVHRIGFSSDIEKAFHKVQLHEADRDFIRFLWLSNDNDPDFDFVIYRFKVVPFGASSSPFILNSVIKKHLKRSSTPISVDIEANIYVDNLISGSETPEEALNYYAESLDPSLNERAISGGVADVSTLTKTLGLLWDRSTDTLQLPLFFLTPFCSTSPTKRDVLRGLSSIYDPLGFITPLSIPARILMQEIWREELQWDDPLPASFADRWLGLCSSLSDAKPKVPRSYFGDRSRVKSLHIFVDASQQAYGAVAYLLDGQNSSFVISKARVAPLKGNGPQLTLPQLELMAALIGTRIATTIITAFQVLEISLSVTMWSDSQIVLYWLSKNDKQKNLFVANRVSTIITFNRLHQASWHYCPTASNPADLVTRGLTLHQLQTSSIWTRGPLWLSSEDEWPQWSVSSLSQIKIRHLAEISTIATPERLPLPLDISTVIDIVRFNWSSLKRTTAYVSRQFSNFQRPKAEWNREFLSTLELIQAERKWIVSFQFRFFANEYE from the coding sequence ATGTCGTCCAGTTTTCACATCTCCGCTGTTCAACTAGACGACATCACTCGTTTATGGTCACTCGAAACTTTAGGAATTCTTCCTGACGTCGAGAACGCAGATGCAGCGGCAACCTATCAAGCTGATTGCATTACTGATCAAGGTAACCAGTACACAGCGCGGCTACCATGGAAAGATGACCATCCAGAACTGCCATCTAATTATCTCATTTGCCAACGACAAACTCGCCACACGGTCAGGAGTCTTCTGAAAAAACCTCAGCTCTTACAGCTGTACAGTAAAATTATCCGTGACCAACTTTCTGCCGGATTCATCGAGCGGGTGCCTCGTACTCAACAGGCGCCACACGGTTGTCACTACATTCCGCATTTTGCTGTTCAAAAGGATTCTGCTACAACTCCGATTCGTATCGTGTACGATTGCTCCTGCAAAACTAGACATGGTGCAAGCCTCAACGACTGCCTCCTCATTGGTCCTCCTCTTCAAAACGATATGCTCCACATTCTGCTTCGATTTCGTGTGCATCGCATTGGTTTTTCTTCCGACATTGAGAAAGCGTTTCACAAGGTACAACTTCACGAAGCTGATCGTGACTTCATTCGCTTCCTTTGGCTCAGCAATGACAACGATCCCGATTTCGACTTTGTCATTTACCGTTTTAAAGTTGTTCCATTCGGAGCAAGTAGCAGtccattcattttaaattcagtgaTCAAAAAGCATCTTAAGCGTAGTTCAACTCCCATCAGTGTTGACATCGAAGCTAATATCTACGTTGATAATCTGATTTCGGGAAGTGAAACTCCAGAAGAAGCATTGAATTACTACGCTGAATCACTCGATCCATCTCTCAACGAACGTGCTATCTCGGGAGGTGTGGCGGATGTTTCGACTCTCACCAAAACTTTGGGTCTTTTGTGGGATCGCTCGACAGACACTCTACAGCTacctctcttctttttaacgCCGTTTTGTTCCACTTCACCCACCAAGCGTGATGTTCTTCGCGGACTTTCTTCCATCTACGACCCACTTGGATTCATTACGCCTCTTTCTATTCCTGCCCGCATTCTTATGCAAGAAATTTGGAGAGAAGAATTACAATGGGACGATCCTTTACCGGCTTCTTTCGCTGATCGCTGGCTTGGTTTATGCAGCTCCCTTTCTGACGCAAAACCCAAGGTTCCCCGTTCCTACTTCGGTGATAGGTCTCGTGTAAAAtctcttcatatttttgtCGACGCCAGTCAGCAAGCATATGGTGCTGTCGCCTATCTCCTTGACGGCCAGAACTCTTCCTTCGTTATTTCCAAGGCTCGAGTCGCCCCGCTGAAAGGCAACGGCCCTCAGTTGACTCTTCCGCAGCTAGAACTCATGGCAGCCCTTATTGGAACTCGCATCGCGACGACGATCATCACCGCCTTCCAAGTCCTCGAGATCTCTCTATCAGTCACCATGTGGTCTGATAgtcaaattgttttatattgGTTGTCAAAAAACGACAAACAGAAGAATCTCTTCGTCGCTAACCGTGTCTCCACGATCATCACATTCAACCGTCTTCATCAAGCCAGTTGGCATTACTGCCCCACTGCTTCAAATCCAGCTGATCTGGTAACGAGAGGCCTAACGCTCCACCAACTTCAAACGTCTTCGATTTGGACACGGGGCCCACTATGGTTATCTTCCGAAGATGAATGGCCGCAATGGAGCGTCTCTAGCCTCagtcaaattaaaattcgTCATCTTGCAGAAATTTCCACCATCGCAACTCCGGAACGACTCCCCCTGCCACTGGATATTTCAACAGTTATCGACATCGTCCGTTTCAACTGGAGTTCGTTGAAAAGAACAACGGCATATGTTTCTCGACAATTTAGCAATTTTCAACGACCGAAAGCTGAATGGAATCGCGAATTTCTTTCCACACTGGAACTCATCCAAGCGGAACGCAAATGGATCGTctcttttcaatttcgtttttttgccAACGAATACGagtag
- the LOC124189851 gene encoding uncharacterized protein LOC124189851 — protein sequence MRRQDLQLNWLYFFIIPMLCAFMVSASIGEVLSSSSADSNQDSVALRCADRLQQMVEAVSPAFTHALVHFDRLTDLILDATMSMKEHLRKNAYFSELPIQRAIYWMFDSLNEAHISTLYHLKRYDDNYIRLSREIRDTEGMIKVDNDLLQSLKINISWWAEKCEEFQKNKKNLDIKVQDAVNRVKRAEMEIEKKKTNRNGWIVAAVFTVGLATPGLIHNENKLQKAKLKRKVYQDNANENRILLEEAEKNLKTFEAEKLITENSLKKKERNLTLLRSHKENLGKQFASLRALEEHIRSTTTFMSQFRFEVEDLKNQQDAYVLLNPLFQLVDKLSELIGSSASMVIILLDEEEMVSKIRDKIGILRLQMQK from the exons ATGAGACGTCAAGACTTACAACTGAAttggttgtatttttttattataccgATGTTGTGCGCATTTATGGTTTCGGCATCAATCGGAGAGGTTTTGTCATCTAGTTCTGCTG ATTCAAACCAGGATTCAGTAGCTTTGCGATGCGCTGATCGTTTACAACAAATGGTGGAGGCCGTCAGTCCTGCCTTTACCCACGCACTAGTTCACTTCGATCGTTTAACTGATTTGATCCTTGATGCAACAATGTCGATGAAAGAGCATCTCAGAAAAAATGCGTACTTTTCAGAATTGCCAATTCAAAGAGCTATTTATTGGATGTTCGATTCACTCAATGAAGCACATATTTCTACTCTTTATCATTTGAAACGTTACGACGACAATTATATTCGGTTATCTCGCGAAATAAGAGATACAGAGGGTATGATTAAAGTAGACAACGATCTACTGCAGTCTCTGAAGATTAACATTTCATGGTGGGCGGAAAAATGTGAagagtttcaaaaaaataagaagaatttGGACATAAAAGTGCAGGATGCCGTCAACCGTGTTAAAAGAGCGGAAatggaaatcgaaaaaaagaagacaaatagAAACGGATGGATTGTGGCCGCCGTTTTCACTGTTG GATTAGCTACCCCTGGTCTCATACACAACGAAAACAAACTTCAAAAAGCGAAATTGAAGCGCAAGGTTTACCAGGATAACGCCAATGAAAACCGCATATTACTGGAAGAAGCagagaaaaacttgaaaacatTCGAAGCCGAAAAACTAATTACAGAAAATTcactgaagaaaaaagagagaaacctCACACTCCTTCGTTCACATAAAGAAAACTTGGGCAAGCAGTTTGCTTCCTTGAGAGCATTGGAAGAACACATCAGAAGTACTACTACCTTCATGTCCCAGTTTCGATTCGAAGttgaagatttgaaaaatcagCAAGACGCATATGTGCTCTTGAACCCTCTTTTTCAGTTAGTCGATAAGTTAAGTGAACTAATAGGTAGTAGTGCAAGTATGGTCATTATTTTATTGGACGAAGAGGAAATGGTTTCAAAGATCCGTGACAAAATTGGGATTCTACGATTGCAaatgcaaaaataa
- the LOC124190284 gene encoding uncharacterized protein LOC124190284 yields the protein MAEARLTASRGGNRAAATRLINRINTIVADVAITRAQKIHELQDKSLEEKIATIANIDNAIQDELDPEDVQAEIEAADTNNQTYRDARAGFTFQLKTLQDEEAAANAILALATAPVVPAAAAATPGPSASMLPKLDLPSFKGDILQWSSFWDVFESEVDSKSYGGATKFNFLISKLEGEAKASLLGLTSSNDNYTKAKDILRLRYSQPRKVITAHYKALINLPVANATRSSLRAFADQLESHIRGLEALGTAPAFYGDLLVCFLIDKLAIDVRRNLTRHQGNADWTLDELRNAIAREIEIMGDTFELPPPRPASKQVLFNSSYPSQATKKRICPFCSGEHSPTRCSEFKTPEDRAKIVKIKKLCSNCLHSGHTNLKDCPNRFGCQHCNQQHHTSLHFEKRPPGTPPKSSSSHTGCLQTKAVSKVVAAMVTESLPFVFLKTAVAPVCSHLTSTFANLLIDDGSQITFITARLVKLLRLYPIRRVSLLLSGFKGISASSMEPSYYDVVNFWLQGLNGERLLIQAVVLDSIVEPLEDPHRAILSTLPHLQNLQLAHPTSTDDHFSVDILIGADSYWSIVGDENIHGNGPTAVNSFIGYLVSGPLQDYHPSTQRSWLRHQMSGNKRLCFVFVLNRQIQ from the coding sequence atggcGGAGGCTCGTCTCACCGCATCACGTGGAGGCAATCGTGCCGCTGCGACTCGTTTAATCAACAGGATTAATACTATCGTTGCAGATGTTGCCATAACGAGAGCCCAAAAGATCCACGAACTTCAAGACAAAAGTCTTGAAGAAAAGATAGCAACCATAGCAAACATCGACAACGCCATTCAAGATGAATTAGATCCTGAAGATGTTCAAGCAGAGATTGAAGCAGCCGATACGAATAATCAAACTTATCGTGACGCTAGAGCCGGCTTTACATTTCAACTGAAAACGCTGCAAGATGAAGAAGCTGCAGCTAACGCAATTCTCGCTCTCGCTACAGCTCCAGTCGTtcccgccgccgctgctgctacACCTGGTCCTTCTGCCAGTATGCTCCCGAAACTTGATTTGCCCTCATTCAAAGGCGACATTCTTCAATGGTCCAGCTTTTGGGACGTTTTTGAATCCGAAGTCGATTCCAAAAGCTATGGCGGTGCTACAAAATTCAACTTTCTCATCTCTAAACTCGAAGGAGAAGCAAAGGCCTCTCTTCTTGGTCTCACCTCTTCGAATGACAACTACACCAAGGCTAAGGATATCCTTCGATTACGCTACAGCCAACCCAGGAAGGTGATCACTGCTCACTACAAGGCGCTTATCAACCTCCCAGTCGCGAATGCTACTCGTTCAAGTCTACGTGCGTTCGCCGATCAACTTGAATCCCACATCCGTGGTCTCGAAGCCCTTGGAACGGCCCCTGCCTTCTACGGTGATCTTCTCGTCTGTTTCTTAATTGATAAACTCGCCATTGATGTGCGTCGTAACCTCACACGCCATCAAGGCAATGCAGACTGGACTCTCGACGAGTTACGGAATGCCATCGCGCGAGAAATCGAGATTATGGGTGACACGTTTGAGCTTCCACCTCCTCGTCCTGCATCAAAGCAAGTTCTCTTCAATTCATCGTATCCTTCCcaagcaacaaagaagcgcaTTTGTCCATTTTGTTCTGGAGAGCATTCGCCGACAAGATGCTCCGAATTCAAGACACCGGAAGATCGCGCAAAAATTGTGAAGATAAAGAAGCTATGTTCCAACTGTCTTCATTCAGGACACACTAATTTGAAAGACTGCCCTAATCGTTTTGGGTGTCAACACTGCAATCAGCAGCACCACACCAgtcttcattttgaaaagagacCGCCGGGTACTCCCCCGAAGTCTTCCTCTTCTCATACTGGATGTCTTCAAACCAAAGCAGTTTCAAAAGTTGTGGCAGCCATGGTGACTGAATCTTtaccatttgtttttcttaaaacaGCAGTTGCCCCCGTTTGCTCACATCTTACTTCTACATTTGCTAATCTACTAATCGATGATGGATCACAAATCACCTTTATCACAGCTAGACTAGTCAAATTACTCCGTCTTTATCCAATACGACGAGTATCGCTCCTTCTCTCCGGCTTTAAAGGAATTTCAGCATCCTCCATGGAACCAAGCTACTACGACGTCGTCAATTTCTGGCTCCAAGGGTTAAACGGCGAACGTCTCTTAATTCAAGCTGTTGTTCTTGACTCGATTGTTGAACCTTTAGAAGACCCTCATCGAGCAATTCTCTCAACTCTGCCTCATCTACAAAATCTTCAGTTGGCTCATCCTACGTCAACAGATGATCACTTTTCCGTCGATATCTTGATTGGAGCTGATTCGTATTGGTCCATCGTTGGCGATGAAAACATTCATGGCAACGGCCCTACAGCTGTCAACAGTTTTATCGGATATCTCGTTTCTGGTCCACTTCAGGATTACCATCCATCGACTCAACGATCCTGGTTACGGCACCAAATGTCGGGAAATAAACGactttgttttgtctttgtaTTAAACAGACAAATACAATAG
- the LOC124190285 gene encoding uncharacterized protein LOC124190285 has translation MVAKKQKIASTSTALPYLRGDHKGRRPALISQLDLYLDADSIIRCRGRLNNADLSSDARNPILLPKNTELTRLIIQHFHERTLHSGVSYTISSIRQRFWIPSIRQQVKAIVRLCTRCRRVNGAPYRAPNPATLPSFRVRGDKVFAVTGIDFAGPFPVRGPSSQPDLKAYICLFTCTTSRAIHLELVEDLTAASFILAFRSFISHHFTPTMVLSDNATTFECAARALKSIFNSSEVTNYLSDCQIEWRFIPKRAPWHGGFWERLVGLTKEALKKMLGRTKLKFAEFRTIVTEIEAILNDRPITYVSSDLNDPQALTPSHLMYGDRLTPLPHNPAVEEELLDPTFGEKPSHLLDMFSRRQRILKAFWSRWQKDYLTSLRERHITCKEKFKPSIKVGDVVLVHNEGPRIYWKLAVIESLIISPDGEIRAANIRTAEGKTNRPVSKLYPLEVTAPIDSSPSAQVLPNPASSVPTRPRRKAAIAAEKRIRNMAEE, from the coding sequence atggtggccaaaaaacaaaaaatcgcgTCAACTAGTACAGCTCTCCCCTATCTACGCGGAGACCACAAGGGACGTCGACCAGCACTGATATCCCAGTTGGATCTTTATTTGGATGCTGATTCGATCATTCGCTGCCGTGGCCGTTTAAATAATGCCGATTTATCAAGTGATGCTCGAAATCCCATCCTCCTACCGAAGAATACCGAACTCACCCGCCTcataattcaacattttcatgaGCGCACTCTTCATTCCGGTGTTTCTTACACTATTTCTAGCATCCGCCAGAGATTTTGGATCCCATCCATCCGCCAACAGGTGAAAGCCATCGTGCGCCTCTGCACTCGCTGCCGCCGGGTGAACGGGGCTCCTTACAGAGCCCCCAATCCAGCTACATTGCCAAGTTTTCGAGTCCGTGGAGACAAGGTCTTCGCCGTTACCGGCATCGATTTTGCTGGCCCATTTCCAGTCCGTGGTCCATCTAGCCAACCAGATTTAAAGGCTTACATTTGCCTCTTTACGTGCACTACATCTCGTGCCATCCACCTGGAGTTAGTAGAAGACCTCACGGCAGCTAGTTTTATACTAGCCTTCAGAAGTTTCATCTCCCACCACTTTACCCCAACAATGGTTCTCTCGGACAATGCCACAACCTTCGAATGTGCCGCTCGTGCCCTCAAGTCCATTTTCAACAGTTCGGAAGTTACCAATTATCTTTCCGACTGTCAAATCGAATGGCGTTTTATTCCGAAGCGTGCCCCTTGGCATGGGGGCTTTTGGGAACGACTTGTCGGCCTGACCAAGGAAGCTCTCAAGAAAATGCTCGGTCGTACCAAACTCAAATTCGCTGAGTTCCGGACTATCGTCACAGAGATCGAGGCCATCCTGAACGATCGTCCGATCACGTATGTGTCGTCAGATTTGAACGACCCTCAAGCTCTTACACCGTCTCATCTGATGTATGGTGATCGCTTGACTCCACTCCCACACAACCCAGCCGTTGAAGAGGAGCTGCTTGATCCCACCTTCGGTGAGAAGCCTTCCCACCTCCTTGACATGTTCAGCCGAAGACAACGAATCCTCAAAGCTTTCTGGTCCCGTTGGCAAAAGGACTACTTGACCAGCCTCCGGGAACGACACATCACATGCAAGGAGAAATTCAAGCCCAGCATCAAGGTCGGTGACGTGGTTCTAGTTCATAACGAAGGACCCCGAATCTATTGGAAACTGGCTGTGATCGAAAGCCTCATCATCAGCCCGGATGGAGAAATCCGAGCAGCCAACATCCGCACCgcggaaggaaaaacaaaccGTCCGGTCTCAAAACTGTATCCGCTGGAAGTGACTGCGCCAATTGATTCTTCTCCAAGCGCTCAAGTTCTTCCCAATCCCGCCTCTTCTGTACCAACGAGACCTCGTCGGAAAGCGGCCATCGCCGCCGAAAAAAGGATCCGGAATATGGCAGAAGAGTAG